In a single window of the Melioribacteraceae bacterium genome:
- a CDS encoding TonB-dependent receptor, producing MKKYILLLLLIFSSTKVNAQVDSIKSYELNPVTVTSSRIETALKNLSPASKNIVMQNSGASSNNSLMSTLSSKIPGIFITEKGFAGFGISNPAGRISIRGLNGIQQVLVIIDGRPEYAGLFGHPISDLYTNSSVSSVEIIPGSASVIYGGNAMGGVINIKTKYPELDGTSFNIGTKYGSFNTFNIHGSITYKKERFSARLFLNNDNSDNERQFASYNSRSASINANYKFSDNWDLSFNSSLARMKSHDPGTVTNPFLNNSVWYDVSRAGLSFNLKNKFEKVEGNSLIYFNSGVHDVFDGFHSTDQMIGVVLNQGYILNNNTVISFGGDFKNYGGTARNRNPIVDTTISEAGTYLMVSQKIINQLTFSGALRLANHSVYGSKLLPQASVNYSLNTITFFAGISEGFRSPTIAELFMFAANINLKPEYSWNYEIGFKGNPILKNLLLNASAYLIEGKDLIAGVGIPPNRKNQNIGSIKNVGIELSANYQPANNLFFNFGFSRIDMKTKIIGVPESQLYAESIFNYNKFQTTINIKSVGNLYKRIATNSLPELKENYALLNFDITYSIFKDLRIFIKGDNLLNKKYEILSGYPMPGRTILIGANFSGNFSK from the coding sequence TTATTGTTACTTATCTTCAGTTCTACAAAAGTTAATGCACAAGTGGATTCAATCAAGTCTTATGAATTAAATCCAGTAACTGTAACTTCTTCAAGGATTGAAACGGCATTGAAAAATTTATCCCCCGCCTCTAAAAATATAGTGATGCAAAACAGTGGGGCATCTTCAAATAATTCCTTAATGAGCACGCTGAGTAGCAAAATACCGGGTATATTTATAACTGAAAAGGGATTCGCTGGTTTTGGAATCAGTAATCCCGCCGGAAGAATATCTATCCGCGGATTGAATGGAATACAGCAGGTATTAGTTATAATTGATGGCAGACCGGAATATGCCGGATTGTTTGGGCATCCGATTTCCGATTTATACACAAATAGTTCAGTTTCATCTGTTGAAATTATCCCCGGATCAGCATCTGTTATTTATGGTGGTAATGCGATGGGTGGAGTAATTAATATTAAAACTAAATATCCTGAACTTGATGGGACCAGTTTTAATATTGGTACAAAATATGGCTCATTTAATACTTTTAACATTCATGGGTCTATAACATATAAAAAGGAAAGATTTTCAGCTCGACTGTTCCTTAATAATGATAACTCCGACAATGAGCGCCAATTCGCAAGTTATAATTCCCGATCAGCAAGCATAAACGCGAACTACAAGTTTAGTGATAATTGGGATTTGTCATTCAATTCTTCATTAGCTAGAATGAAATCACACGATCCGGGAACAGTTACAAATCCATTCTTAAATAATTCTGTTTGGTATGATGTGAGTCGTGCAGGACTTTCATTTAATCTCAAAAATAAATTTGAAAAAGTAGAAGGAAACAGTTTAATCTACTTCAACAGTGGTGTTCATGATGTATTTGATGGATTTCATTCCACTGATCAAATGATTGGAGTAGTTCTAAATCAAGGATATATTCTTAACAATAATACAGTTATTTCATTTGGTGGTGATTTTAAAAATTATGGGGGAACTGCCCGAAATAGAAACCCGATAGTTGATACAACTATCAGCGAAGCGGGTACTTATTTAATGGTATCTCAAAAGATAATTAACCAACTAACATTTAGCGGAGCATTGAGGTTGGCGAATCATTCTGTTTATGGTTCTAAGTTACTTCCGCAGGCTAGTGTTAATTACTCATTGAATACAATAACTTTTTTCGCAGGAATCTCGGAAGGGTTTCGAAGTCCTACAATTGCCGAATTATTTATGTTTGCAGCAAATATAAATCTTAAACCTGAATACTCATGGAATTATGAAATAGGATTTAAGGGTAATCCGATTTTAAAGAATTTATTGTTAAACGCATCTGCATATTTAATAGAGGGCAAAGATTTAATAGCAGGAGTGGGAATTCCTCCAAATAGGAAAAACCAAAATATTGGATCAATTAAAAATGTAGGTATTGAGTTATCAGCTAACTATCAGCCGGCAAATAATTTGTTTTTTAATTTCGGGTTTAGCCGCATTGACATGAAAACTAAGATTATCGGAGTGCCCGAATCACAACTATATGCTGAATCAATATTTAACTATAATAAATTTCAAACCACAATTAATATTAAGTCAGTTGGAAATCTTTATAAGCGAATCGCAACCAATTCTCTGCCCGAATTAAAAGAGAACTACGCGCTTTTAAATTTTGATATAACCTATAGTATCTTTAAAGATTTGAGAATATTCATAAAGGGTGATAATCTATTAAATAAAAAATATGAGATATTATCAGGTTACCCAATGCCTGGAAGAACCATTCTGATCGGAGCTAATTTTAGCGGAAATTTTAGCAAGTAG